Part of the Tistrella mobilis genome is shown below.
GCGGCCTTGCCCGTATCCGCCATGGATATGTTGGCCATGTATCCTCCCTGCAACGTGGCGTTGCTCAGACGTTTTCTGCGTTGGAAGACGCTGCCTGACGCCGATCCTGAAGCAGGGCCGTTCCCGCGGACCCGGATGCTTCGATCTTCCCCATCGCCCGTCAGGCCGGTCGATGGTGAAACGATGCGCCGCGCGGCCGAAGGACGCAGCCCCGACCTTGGTCGGGGTGAGATCCGATACAGACCCTTGAAATGAAAGAGGAATTCTTGTGCGCCGCAACATATCGTCGCATCGCAGCGCACAAATGCCTGCCGGGGCATTCACCCGGAGATTGCGCGCCTGGTCTCAGGCGGCGATCCAGCCGATCAGCAGATCGGCGAGCGCATCGGAATTGTCATCCATCATCGGCATGTGCGAATTGCCGCGGATGCCCATCGCCGGCAGGTCCATCAGGCTCGCCTCCACCCCGGCCGCCCTCAGCTGATCCACATGGCTGCGGGTGGTGGCGGCCAGATACGACCAGAACGGCGTCTCGTCGACGAAATCGCCCAGCATCAGCAGGCGCCGCTGCGGCCGGCCGTCGGGGCCCAGGGGCGACCAGCCTTGGGGCAGCGCCGGCATGCCCGAGGGCTCGATGCCGATGCAGCCGCGGACGAGATCCGGTCTGGCCGCCGCCGCCGCATGGGTGAACCAGCCGCCCTGGCTGTGGCCGACCAGGATGCAGGGGCCGATGGTTTCGATCACCGCGATCAGCGCCGCCAGCGCCTGGGGCGCCGTCGACAGCCAGCGCGGCACATGGTTGCGGCAAAGGTCGTCGAAGCCCGCCATCGGGAAACGCTGCCCCGGGAAGGGGCGCCGTGCCGCCATGTCTGCCGCAGCGCCCAGCCGATAGAGCGTCCAGGCCTGTTCGTCGGTGCGCATGATCGCCCGGCCCGGCCAGTGGCCATCGACCGCGCACCAGCCGGCACGGCCGCGCTCCACCCCGTCGACGACATGGGTGGTGAACCCCGCCTGAACGAAACGGGTCAACCAGCCGGGCCGGCCGTCGGGCGTCGTCTCCCACATCGATCCGGTCAGCGCGCCGCCATGGACCAGAACCAGCGGCAGCGCGCCGGGCCGGGCGTTGCGCGGCACGAAGCTCTGGACATAGGCCTGATCGGCGAAGACAGCGCCATTGGGGTCGTGCACGAAATCGGGCGTGTCGGCCGAGAAATTGATCCGCTCAGGCGCCGCATCCCGGGTGACGACCCGCCCGCCGCCGCAGCGAAAGCTGCGGAAGCAGGCGAGATCCATCTCGTGGCCTCGGGCCTCGGTCACTTCGCCACCAGCGGGCAGGTGCTTTCCGACAGCGGCCAGACCAGCTGGTCGCCGGGAATGGTCGCCACGATATCGAGATAGTCCCAGGGGCCCTTGGATTCGGCCGGCGCCTTCACCCGGGCCAGATACATGTCCCGCACCACCCGGCCATCTTCGCGCAGCCGGGCATTGCGGCTATAGGGATCGTCGATCGGCAGCGCACGCATCTTGGCCGAAACCGCATCGGCATCGGTGCCGCCCACGGCATCCACCGCCTTCAGATAGTGCAGCACCTCGCCATAAACGCCGGCCTGAAGCATGCCGGGCATGGCGCCCACCCGCTCCATATAGCGCTTCGACAGCGCCCGTGCGCGGTCGTCGACATCCCAGTAGGACGGCGTGGTGAGATAGGTGCCCTGCGCCGCCTGAAGCCCCAGACCGTGGATGTCCGACAGCATCAGGATCAGGGCCGCCAGCTTCTGGCCGCCCGCGACCAGACCGAATTCGCCGGCCTGTTTGATGGTGTTGATCGTGTCGCCGCCGGCATTGGCGATGCCCACCACCTTCGCGCCCGAGGCCTGGGCCTGCAGCAGGTAGGACGAGAAGTCCGCCGTCGCCAGCGGATGGAACACCTCGCCCACCACCTGGCCGCCGGCGCCGGTGACCACGGCTGCCGCATCGCGCGCCAGCTGATGGCCGAAGGCATAGTCGGACGCGATCATGAACCAGCTGTCGCCGCCGGCCTTCACCACCGCCCCGGCCGTGCCCCTGGAGAGGGCATAGGTGTCGTAGGTCCAGTGCACGCCATAGGGCGAGCACGACTTGCCGGTCAGCGCCGGGGTGCCGGCGCCCGAGAACAGCACCATCTTCTTCTTTTCGCGGGCGATTTCCTGCACCGCCAGCGCCACAGCCGAATTGGGCACGTCGACGATCACGTCGACCCCGGCCTGATCGAACCATTCACGCGCGATCGACGAGCCGAGATCGGTCTTGTGCTGATGGTCGGCCGAGATCACCTCGACCGGACGGCCGGCAACCTTGCCGCCCATGTCTTCGACCGCCAGCCGCGCCGCCTCGACCGAGCCCTTGCCGGTCGCATCGGCGGTAACGCCGCCGAGATCGGTCAGCACGCCGATCCGGATCGGCTTCATCTCGTCCGCCGCGGCCTGCCCGGCCACGGCCATCAGTCCCGCCACCACGGCCAGGACCACCGCCAGGCGGCCGCCGGCCGCCTTGCTCT
Proteins encoded:
- a CDS encoding alpha/beta hydrolase family protein is translated as MDLACFRSFRCGGGRVVTRDAAPERINFSADTPDFVHDPNGAVFADQAYVQSFVPRNARPGALPLVLVHGGALTGSMWETTPDGRPGWLTRFVQAGFTTHVVDGVERGRAGWCAVDGHWPGRAIMRTDEQAWTLYRLGAAADMAARRPFPGQRFPMAGFDDLCRNHVPRWLSTAPQALAALIAVIETIGPCILVGHSQGGWFTHAAAAARPDLVRGCIGIEPSGMPALPQGWSPLGPDGRPQRRLLMLGDFVDETPFWSYLAATTRSHVDQLRAAGVEASLMDLPAMGIRGNSHMPMMDDNSDALADLLIGWIAA
- a CDS encoding ABC transporter substrate-binding protein, producing MRNKSKAAGGRLAVVLAVVAGLMAVAGQAAADEMKPIRIGVLTDLGGVTADATGKGSVEAARLAVEDMGGKVAGRPVEVISADHQHKTDLGSSIAREWFDQAGVDVIVDVPNSAVALAVQEIAREKKKMVLFSGAGTPALTGKSCSPYGVHWTYDTYALSRGTAGAVVKAGGDSWFMIASDYAFGHQLARDAAAVVTGAGGQVVGEVFHPLATADFSSYLLQAQASGAKVVGIANAGGDTINTIKQAGEFGLVAGGQKLAALILMLSDIHGLGLQAAQGTYLTTPSYWDVDDRARALSKRYMERVGAMPGMLQAGVYGEVLHYLKAVDAVGGTDADAVSAKMRALPIDDPYSRNARLREDGRVVRDMYLARVKAPAESKGPWDYLDIVATIPGDQLVWPLSESTCPLVAK